Proteins encoded by one window of Elephas maximus indicus isolate mEleMax1 chromosome 5, mEleMax1 primary haplotype, whole genome shotgun sequence:
- the CLRN2 gene encoding clarin-2 gives MPGWFKKAWYGLASFLSFSSFVLIIVALAVPHWLSGKILCQTGVDLVNATDSELVNFIGDIYYGLFRGCKVRQCGLGGRQSRFTIFPHLVKELNAGLHVTVLLLLMLALALALVSMGFAILNMIQVPCRAINGPGGICLWNVLAGGVVALAIMSFMAAVKFHSLTERIANFQEKLFQFVVVEEQYDESFWICVASATAHAANLVVVAISQIPLPEIKTKIEEATVTAEDILY, from the exons ATGCCTGGATGGTTCAAGAAGGCGTGGTATGGGCTGGCGTCTTTTCTCAGCTTCTCCTCCTTCGTCCTCATCATCGTGGCCTTGGCAGTGCCCCACTGGCTCAGTGGGAAAATCCTTTGTCAGACTGGAGTGGACCTGGTCAACGCCACGGATTCAGAGCTGGTCAACTTTATCGGGGACATTTACTACGGGCTCTTCAGAGGGTGTAAGGTGCGGCAGTGCGGGCTCGGGGGCCGCCAGTCCCGGTTCACCA TCTTCCCACACCTGGTGAAAGAGCTGAACGCAGGCCTTCACGTGACGGTTCTGCTGCTCCTTATGCTGGCCTTAGCCCTGGCTCTGGTCAGCATGGGATTTGCCATTCTCAATATGATCCAGGTCCCATGCCGGGCAATCAACGGCCCTGGGGGCATCTGCCTGTGGAATGTTCTTGCAG GTGGAGTCGTGGCATTAGCCATCATGAGCTTCATGGCTGCGGTGAAATTTCACAGCCTGACAGAACGGATCGCCAACTTTCAGGAGAAGCTCTTTCAGTTTGTGGTGGTGGAAGAACAGTATGACGAGTCATTTTGGATCTGCGTGGCCAGTGCCACAGCCCATGCGGCAAACTTGGTTGTGGTGGCCATCAGTCAAATTCCCCTCCCTGAGATTAAGACCAAAATAGAAGAGGCAACGGTCACGGCGGAGGACATCTTGTATTAA